A DNA window from Parabacteroides johnsonii DSM 18315 contains the following coding sequences:
- a CDS encoding LytTR family DNA-binding domain-containing protein gives MERYLIIKTRDELLRIKIGQILYFEADRNYTKLLLSNGIQFTFAINIGKIEELLETQVAGSNAILMRVGKSHIINKNHILQINLPKQKLLLLMQDGKPKELVISKDPLKILKETLEKEMRKPEEPKVVTE, from the coding sequence ATGGAGCGGTATTTAATAATTAAGACGAGAGATGAATTATTGCGTATTAAAATAGGGCAGATCCTCTATTTTGAAGCAGACAGAAACTATACTAAGCTGTTATTGTCCAATGGTATCCAATTCACGTTTGCCATAAATATCGGGAAAATAGAAGAATTGTTGGAAACGCAGGTAGCCGGCAGTAATGCAATTTTGATGCGTGTGGGTAAAAGCCATATCATCAATAAAAACCATATCCTGCAAATAAACCTTCCGAAACAGAAGCTGCTGTTGCTCATGCAAGACGGAAAGCCGAAGGAATTGGTAATATCCAAAGATCCGTTGAAGATTCTGAAAGAAACACTCGAAAAGGAAATGCGGAAACCTGAAGAACCAAAAGTTGTTACGGAATGA